Proteins from a single region of Cryptococcus neoformans var. grubii H99 chromosome 5, complete sequence:
- a CDS encoding glutamate dehydrogenase, whose product MSTPTQGAIQTPLPAQLSKVLAESGAHISRPGSDLSSNRIRKDTIGYKSSPFPLKADQQAAVTRILSESGFMPQELVPGEVDWFYNHLGIENSYFLWEKPEAIADNVLSLYSAKLLAYTKHDPEQLVIDLEKIIPEGVDKSREGAVWIHSSKAGVSSSEGPGANVEKKIDSLYLDDSSPEKAYRLETYRSSGAISSTVSQQLRCYFISRCSFPASGPVKTPEGTTDIRSVSDASFLEKASENTLEVYQRVMNEVERRYGPVIEMFEVEDSRERRLVIGYKIGGTRKFFSALSDLYHFYGLYSARKYVEQFSNGITIISMYLNPVPNTRAPPIEHSIHQVVREASLLYVLPDNPFFSVTENEDTNHAVQEATYAYVGWIFAQHFCNRLGQAYIALKDALDESNPDHAEVLNKIKTRFREETFTRESIREVIQSHPGLVRMLYINFAMTHYPVADEASQLTPTLSFQRLKTEQPLSDEDLHALIRKTAANQHAVQILEALLIFNRQVIKCNFYQPTKVALSFRLNPSFLPEVEYPKAPFGMFFIVGAEFRGFHVRFRDVARGGIRIIRSRGKENYNSNVRTLFDENYALAATQNLKNKDIPEGGAKGTILPVLGANIQQCFEKYVDSIIDLLIPGKTPGIKGKIVDVSNRPDPEILFFGPDENTADLMDWAAEHARSRNAPWWKSFTTGKSAEKLGGIPHDTYGMTSTSVRQYIVGVLKAHGLNEKDVTKFQTGGPDGDLGSNEILLSKDKTVAIIDGSGVLYDPAGLDRSELVRLAKARSPISDFDPAKLGEGGYKVLVDAKDYRLPTGEVVSDGTSFRNTFHFRVKADLFVPCGGRPEAVNISNVNQLVDSEGKPHFKYVVEGANLFFTQQARLWLEKKGVVLFKDSSTNKGGVTSSSLEVLAGLGLSDEEYIDLMIFKDGKPSTFYQNYVKDIQQKICENAAQEYTCITKEWLRNKGTKARTTISDQLSSTLNQLQAELEQSDLYENVESRKNVLNKAFPKTLVDKVGLEALMQRLPEQYQRATWSAWVSSHYIYECGMTASNVDFFHFFSKLSA is encoded by the exons ATGTCAACACCAACACAAGGGGCC ATCCAGACCCCATTACCCGCGCAGCTCAGCAAAGTCCTTGCCGAGTCTGGCGCCCATATATCTCGTCCCGGCTCTGACTTGTCTTCGAACCGAATCCGAAAGGACACGAT CGGCTACAAGTCATCACCTTTCCCCCTCAAGGCGGACCAGCAAGCGGCCGTGACCCGCATCCTCTCGGAGAGCGGTTTCATGCCCCAGGAGCTTGTTCCAGGGGAAGTCGATTGGTTTTACAACCATCTCG GTATCGAAAACTCGTACTTCCTTTGGGAAAAGCCCGAAGCTATCGCGGACAATGTCCTCTCCCTCTACTCTGCCAAGCTCCTCGCTTATACAAAGCACGATCCCGAGCAGCTTGTGATCGACCTCGAAAAGATCATCCCAGAGGGCGTCGACAAGAGCCGAGAAGGTGCCGTTTGGATTCACTCTAGCAAGGCTGGTGTCTCCAGTTCGGAAGGCCCTGGCGCCAAcgtcgagaagaa GATCGACTCCCTCTACTTGGACGACTCTTCTCCCGAAAAGGCTTACCGACTCGAGACGTACCGATCTTCCGGCGCCATCTCTTCTACCGTCTCGCAACAACTCCGATGCTACTTTATCTCTCGATGCTCTTTCCCCGCTTCTGGGCCCGTGAAAACCCCCGAGGGCACAACGGACATTCGATCCGTTTCTGACGCCTCTTTCCTCGAAAAGGCGAGCGAAAACACTCTTGAAGTGTACCAGCGAGTCATGAACGAGGTCGAGCGCCGTTATGGACCTGTCATCGAAATGTTCGAGGTTGAGGACTCTCGAGAGCGCCGACTTGTTATTGGCTACAAGATTGGCGGTACCCGCAAGttcttctctgctctcTCCGACTTGTACCACTTTTACGGTCTCTATTCTGCCCGCAAGTATGTCGAGCAATTCTCCAACGGtatcaccatcatctccatgTACCTCAACCCTGTCCCCAACACCCGTGCGCCTCCTATCGAGCACTCTATCCACCAAGTCGTCAGGGAAGCTTCCTTGCTTTACGTTCTCCCCGATaaccccttcttctctgttACTGAGAACGAGGACACCAATCATGCTGTTCAAGAAGCAACTTATGCTTATGTCGGATGGATCTTTGCTCAGCACTTTTGCAACCGTCTCGGTCAGGCTTATATCGCGTTGAAGGATG CTCTGGATGAGTCCAACCCCGACCACGCTGAAGTCCTCAACAAGATCAAGACTAGGTTCAGGGAAGAGACCTTTACTCGCGAGAGCATCCGAGAGGTCATCCAGAGCCACCCCGGCTTGGTCAGAATGTTGTATATCAACTTTGCTATGACTCACT ACCCTGTGGCCGATGAAGCCTCCCAACTCACTCCTACACTTTCTTTCCAACGTCTCAAGACTGAACAACCCCTCTCTGACGAAGACTTGCACGCCCTCATCCGCAAGACCGCAGCCAACCAACACGCCGTCCAGATTCTCGAGGCGTTGTTGATTTTCAACAGGCAAGTCATCAAGTGCAACTTTTATCAACCTACCAAGGTCGCCCTCTCTTTCCGTCTCAacccctctttcctccccgAGGTTGAGTACCCCAAGGCTCCGTTTGGTATGTTCTTTATTGTCGGTGCCGAGTTTAGAGGTTTCCATGTCCGATTCAGGGATGTTGCCCGAGGTGGTATCCGTATCATTCGATCCAGGGGTAAAGAGAACTATAACTCCAACGTTAGGACTTTGTTCGACGAGAACTATGCCTTGGCCGCCACCCAAAACTTGA AGAACAAGGATATCCCTGAAGGAGGTGCCAAGGGTACCATCCTTCCAGTTCTAGGCGCCAACATCCAACAATGTTTTGAGAAATACGTCGAT TCCATCATCGACCTTCTTATCCCCGGCAAGACCCCTGGTATCAAGGGTAAGATTGTCGATGTCAGCAACCGTCCCGATCCCGAGattctcttctttggtcCCGACGAGAACACTGCCGACCTTATGGACTGGGCTGCCGAGCACGCTCGTTCTCGAAACGCTCCTTGGTGGAAGTCTTTCACCACAGGCAAATCTGCCGAGAAGCTCGGTGGTATCCCTCACGACACTTATGGTATGACCTCTACATCTGTTCGCCAATACATTGTCGGTGTCCTCAAGGCCCACGGTCTCAATGAGAAGGATGTTACCAAGTTCCAGACTGGTGGTCCCGATGGTGATCTTGGTTCCAATGAGATCTTGTTGAGCAAGGACAAGACTGTAGCTATCATTGACGGTAGCGGCGTTTTGTATGACCCTGCTGGTTTGGACAGGTCCGAATTGGTCAGGTTGGCCAAGGCAAGATCCCCTATCAGCGATTTCGACCCTGCCAAGTTGGGTGAGGGTGGTTACAAGGTTTTGGTTGATGCCAAGGACTACCGATTGCCCA CTGGCGAGGTTGTCTCTGACGGTACTTCTTTCCGAAATACCTTCCATTTCCGCGTCAAGGCCGATCTTTTCGTTCCCTGCGGTGGTCGACCTGAAGCAGTCAACATTTCCAACGTCAACCAGCTCGTCGACTCTGAAGGCAAGCCTCACTTTAAATACGTTGTCGAGGGTGCCAACTTGTTCTTCACCCAGCAAGCGAGGCTGTGgcttgagaagaagggtgtgGTTCTTTTCAAGGACTCTAGTACCAACAAAGGTGGTGTCACCAGTAGCTCACTCGAAGTGCTTGCCGGTTTGGGCttgagtgatgaagagtaTATTGATTTGATGATCTTcaaagatggaaagccTTCCACTTTCT ACCAGAACTATGTCAAGGATATTCAGCAAAAGATTTGCGAGAACGCCGCCCAGGAGTACACGTGCATCACCAAGGAGTGGCTTCGTAACAAGGGTACCAAGGCCCGAACTACCATCTCTGATCAGCTTTCTTCTACTCTTAACCAACTCCAAGCCGAGCTTGAGCAGTCTGATTTGTATGAGAATGTTGAAAGCAGGAAGAATGTGTTGAACAAGGCCTTCCCCAAGACTTTGGTTGACAAGGTCGGTTTGGAGGCTTTGATGCAGAGATTACCCGAACAG TATCAACGAGCTACGTGGTCCGCTTGGGTGTCTTCCCACTACATTTACGAATGCGGTATGACTGCTTCCAACGTCGAtttcttccactttttcTCAAAGCTCTCCGCTTAA